From a single Lentisphaera profundi genomic region:
- a CDS encoding endo-1,4-beta-xylanase produces the protein MTSTVDQGEEIIDKKWNINYTKNGENFENESAICNGVKVLTARCGTSQDLNKTRLLFHVNKLAKKGDVLKLSFFIRPLKKDSIYGIIETNIDDQKLLTQLSDEWQHVQIPVKLSKDIHDYKGRIAISLGGQDHHFKLAKMQVSYFGKNKQLSSLPKSKFVFKPMSEREQHEADERIEKIRKGDFTLAFVDSSGKPLTAAQIEINQVEHSFPFGSAISTLVFQRHISDREREQYFKYFEENFNKAVFENAMKWRDKNYKENGHTEKILSFLEEKNIPYRGHVLTWPSFKKSPAYLQTLKDKPVLLQQEILDHIKDFSGRWPKITDWDVLNEPFSNHDFMDCLPKGSASKWFEQARRYLPEDCKLCINDFGILNSYNTKHRDHYYNFTKNLIAEGAPLDSIGFQSHFKYAQEASLIKQRLDRFAALGKTLKITEFDLPAEDNDEDIQAQFLYDFLTLSFSHPSVNEFILWGFWDKRHWREKCGLYRADWSLRPQGKVWQELTQKKWRSHAKVKTNASGKVQGRFFFGTYSVTVTTQDGGVFEQEIKLLDDGSSSKVIKQN, from the coding sequence ATGACTTCAACTGTGGATCAGGGTGAAGAAATCATAGATAAGAAATGGAATATAAACTACACTAAAAATGGTGAAAACTTTGAGAATGAAAGTGCCATTTGCAATGGCGTTAAGGTTTTAACTGCTCGCTGTGGAACTAGCCAAGATTTGAATAAAACACGACTGTTATTTCATGTTAATAAGCTGGCTAAAAAAGGCGATGTATTAAAGCTGAGCTTTTTTATACGCCCATTAAAGAAAGATTCGATTTACGGCATCATTGAAACTAATATTGATGATCAAAAACTGCTAACACAATTAAGCGATGAGTGGCAACATGTACAGATCCCCGTAAAGCTAAGCAAAGATATCCATGACTATAAAGGGCGGATAGCCATTTCTTTGGGTGGTCAGGATCATCATTTTAAATTAGCCAAAATGCAAGTCTCATACTTTGGCAAAAACAAACAATTGTCTTCCTTGCCAAAATCAAAATTTGTTTTTAAACCCATGTCAGAACGTGAACAGCACGAAGCTGATGAGCGCATTGAAAAAATTCGCAAAGGCGACTTCACTCTTGCCTTTGTTGATTCATCTGGTAAACCTTTGACTGCTGCACAAATAGAAATTAATCAAGTAGAGCATTCTTTCCCCTTTGGCAGTGCCATTAGTACATTAGTTTTTCAGCGGCACATATCAGATCGGGAGAGGGAGCAATACTTTAAGTATTTTGAGGAAAATTTTAATAAAGCCGTTTTTGAAAATGCGATGAAGTGGCGTGACAAAAATTATAAAGAAAATGGCCATACAGAAAAAATATTATCGTTTCTTGAAGAAAAAAATATCCCTTACCGAGGTCACGTATTGACTTGGCCAAGCTTTAAAAAATCTCCTGCTTATTTACAGACCTTAAAAGATAAGCCCGTCCTCTTGCAGCAGGAGATCCTTGATCATATCAAGGATTTCAGCGGTCGTTGGCCCAAAATCACGGACTGGGATGTACTCAATGAACCCTTCTCCAATCATGATTTCATGGACTGTCTTCCCAAAGGAAGTGCTAGCAAGTGGTTTGAACAGGCACGGCGTTATCTACCTGAGGATTGCAAGTTGTGTATTAATGATTTTGGCATACTCAACAGCTATAATACTAAACACCGAGATCACTATTATAATTTCACAAAAAATTTAATTGCCGAAGGTGCTCCACTTGATAGCATCGGTTTCCAAAGCCACTTTAAGTATGCTCAAGAGGCCTCTTTAATAAAGCAACGCTTGGACCGCTTTGCGGCTTTGGGGAAAACATTAAAAATAACTGAGTTCGACCTTCCGGCTGAAGACAATGATGAGGATATACAGGCTCAATTCCTCTATGATTTTCTGACTTTGAGTTTTAGTCACCCCTCAGTAAATGAATTCATTCTATGGGGTTTTTGGGATAAGCGCCACTGGCGTGAAAAGTGTGGCCTCTATAGAGCCGACTGGAGTCTTCGTCCCCAGGGGAAAGTATGGCAAGAGCTGACACAGAAAAAATGGCGCAGTCATGCCAAAGTAAAAACGAATGCATCGGGAAAAGTACAGGGGCGCTTTTTCTTCGGTACATATAGCGTCACAGTCACCACTCAAGATGGTGGAGTTTTTGAGCAGGAAATCAAGCTTTTGGATGATGGCTCAAGCTCCAAAGTTATTAAGCAAAACTAA
- a CDS encoding family 43 glycosylhydrolase translates to MLKNFFIALLMSSLFVSASEANSSPEQAKALSPTKAAQGTGMSDPHAKVYGDTVYLYTGHDEDPDDETWVMKKWQIYSTKDLVHWKLENYISPKDNYMANDSSDCWAGDAAERNGQYYFYFSDRKRGIGVMKSSSPTGPFVGALGKPLVSPMHDPTILRDDDAQKTAYLVYGDKEGGGFKVAKLNEDMISLAEKPKKIEILGDAWKKAPEWMDKNYIFKHKQKYYLSWGKDYAISDSVYGPYKCVGSLGEGHYLGDKAHGSFFWWKGQFYHIWCYYYKEGLRYRDCIITYCHFDDEGRIVTDTKYLDEHFSYGVGQYNSAWPKIEAEWFYAKSESVNKQGNAKQGFRVANIRNGSYLHFAKMNFTQVLKEASVKVAKLKGKGRVEFRLDSVEGPLLAKFDLSEGLNSQAVKNILPKDKYFRFTGKPTSRVELSVPTQQRDLYLKFIGDEKFSLELDWFRFK, encoded by the coding sequence ATGTTAAAGAATTTTTTCATAGCTCTTCTGATGAGCAGTCTTTTTGTCAGTGCGTCCGAGGCGAACTCTAGTCCAGAGCAAGCTAAAGCCTTGAGTCCTACTAAAGCGGCCCAAGGGACGGGCATGTCCGATCCCCATGCGAAAGTTTATGGTGATACGGTGTACTTATATACAGGTCATGATGAAGATCCCGATGATGAAACCTGGGTGATGAAAAAATGGCAGATTTATTCCACCAAAGATTTAGTGCACTGGAAGTTAGAAAATTATATTTCACCGAAAGATAATTATATGGCGAACGATAGTTCAGACTGTTGGGCTGGTGATGCCGCGGAGCGCAATGGTCAGTATTATTTTTATTTTTCTGACCGTAAACGAGGCATAGGAGTCATGAAATCTTCGTCACCAACAGGACCGTTTGTAGGTGCTTTAGGAAAGCCTTTAGTTTCACCCATGCATGATCCTACTATCTTGCGTGACGATGATGCACAAAAAACAGCCTATCTAGTTTATGGTGATAAAGAAGGAGGTGGCTTTAAAGTCGCTAAACTTAATGAAGATATGATTTCTTTAGCGGAAAAACCTAAAAAGATCGAGATCCTTGGAGACGCTTGGAAAAAAGCTCCCGAGTGGATGGATAAAAATTATATCTTTAAGCATAAACAAAAGTATTATTTGTCCTGGGGCAAGGATTACGCGATATCGGACAGTGTTTATGGTCCCTACAAATGTGTCGGCTCTTTAGGGGAAGGTCATTATCTAGGAGACAAAGCTCACGGTAGCTTCTTTTGGTGGAAGGGACAGTTTTACCATATTTGGTGCTATTACTACAAGGAAGGTCTACGCTATCGCGATTGTATAATCACCTATTGCCACTTTGATGATGAAGGACGTATTGTGACAGATACTAAATACCTCGATGAACATTTTTCCTATGGTGTCGGTCAATACAATAGTGCCTGGCCTAAGATTGAAGCTGAATGGTTTTATGCTAAATCGGAAAGCGTAAATAAGCAGGGCAATGCTAAACAAGGTTTTCGAGTCGCCAATATTAGAAATGGCAGCTATTTACACTTTGCCAAGATGAATTTTACTCAAGTACTTAAAGAGGCTTCGGTAAAGGTCGCGAAACTTAAGGGCAAAGGTCGCGTTGAGTTTAGACTGGATTCTGTAGAGGGTCCCCTACTCGCCAAATTTGATTTATCTGAAGGGCTCAATTCACAAGCAGTGAAAAATATCTTGCCGAAAGACAAATATTTCCGCTTTACAGGCAAGCCCACTTCAAGAGTCGAGTTGTCAGTGCCTACTCAGCAAAGAGATTTATATTTGAAGTTCATTGGAGATGAAAAGTTCTCTCTTGAGCTGGATTGGTTCCGTTTTAAGTAG
- a CDS encoding sugar ABC transporter permease, whose product MKKNVSVRDYSMILALLGIWLFFYFMNPNFVGFGNLANLAIEFSIASVLALGMLLVLLPGEIDLSVGSGVGLTGGIAVIAIAAGWPAWLAMLVAFLAGLAIWYGIGKLITSQKMPSFIVTLGGLLIFKGIFWQTINYETIPTKKDAQPNAMSEIQDYAFSTVMSFLIFAIVAALLFYLMRKRRAALKEYGFELDSFDGDYLKTFVIIQALLLVTVLMTNNKGLPLALFILGLVACFIHVLTKNTPFGRYLYAIGGNREAAVVSGINVDKIVTIAYVILGGLVALTGFMQTAYLGSSTTTIGELMELDAIAACVIGGTALSGGRGSVGGVLTGALIMASLINGMALIPYCADNPAITYIVRGAVLVLAVWVDVKFSKKK is encoded by the coding sequence ATGAAAAAAAATGTTTCAGTAAGAGATTATTCGATGATTCTCGCCCTTTTGGGTATTTGGCTCTTCTTTTATTTTATGAATCCGAACTTTGTTGGCTTTGGTAATTTAGCCAATTTGGCCATTGAATTTTCAATCGCCTCGGTTTTGGCTCTGGGGATGCTTTTAGTACTTTTACCGGGGGAGATTGATCTCTCAGTGGGTAGTGGCGTTGGTCTTACTGGTGGTATTGCGGTGATAGCTATTGCGGCAGGTTGGCCCGCGTGGCTTGCCATGTTAGTGGCCTTTCTAGCCGGCTTAGCAATTTGGTATGGTATTGGTAAGCTAATTACCAGCCAAAAAATGCCTTCATTTATCGTGACCCTTGGCGGTTTGCTGATCTTCAAAGGTATTTTTTGGCAGACGATCAACTATGAAACAATTCCGACCAAAAAAGATGCTCAACCCAACGCGATGTCCGAAATTCAGGATTATGCCTTCTCCACAGTAATGAGTTTCCTTATTTTTGCGATTGTCGCGGCTTTATTATTTTATTTAATGAGAAAACGACGCGCGGCACTCAAGGAATACGGCTTTGAGTTAGATAGCTTTGATGGCGATTACCTGAAGACTTTTGTGATCATTCAGGCTTTATTGCTTGTTACAGTTTTGATGACTAATAATAAAGGCCTTCCGCTCGCGCTCTTCATCCTAGGTCTCGTGGCTTGTTTTATCCATGTGCTTACCAAAAACACTCCCTTTGGGCGTTATCTTTATGCGATAGGGGGCAATCGCGAAGCGGCGGTGGTTTCAGGTATCAATGTCGATAAGATCGTCACTATAGCCTATGTTATTCTCGGAGGTTTAGTGGCTTTAACTGGTTTCATGCAAACGGCTTATTTGGGCTCATCAACCACAACTATTGGTGAGTTGATGGAACTTGATGCAATTGCAGCTTGTGTCATTGGTGGTACGGCCTTAAGTGGTGGCCGAGGTTCAGTGGGAGGTGTGCTAACGGGTGCGCTTATCATGGCTTCCTTGATCAATGGTATGGCCTTGATTCCGTATTGTGCGGATAATCCCGCCATTACCTATATCGTACGTGGTGCGGTTTTAGTTCTTGCGGTTTGGGTAGACGTGAAGTTTTCCAAGAAGAAGTAG
- a CDS encoding glycoside hydrolase family 95 protein gives MKRLLSKGLFLLTTCLSLTIYADSSRRIYEVWKNEQAPNQGGDWGIISAGGTPFDKNWEYNSYPIGNGYMGANIFGRVDTERVQLSDKTLHNKGIYGGGGTTGFAELFIDFNHGKVKNYRRSLNINEAIAHVSYEKDGVKYNREYFTSYPDNVMVIKLTSSQKGKLAFTVRHQIPYLGLSALSNKGDAEKSKNYFKGKNARTGQLSAQGNTLKLDGNIPMFNQNYAAEIKIIAQGGEVKAVDKSMVVANADSALILVALGTDYRLSDKLFTNPNHMKTDKSIDPKKVVAELVAKAEAKGYDALKATHLKDYQNLFKRVSVKLNSQKSELPSHLLLANYKKGQEDTYLEELMFQFGRYLLIASSREKTLPANLQGVWSQYHMTPWTGGYWHNINVQMNYWGVMNTNLAECFESYIEYFKAYVPKAKQHADAYVKKLNPSKLAKEGTGENGWIIGTSANAFNISGAGGGHSGPGTGGFTSKLLMEYYYFTQDKKFLEETGYPAMLSMSKFFSKALVPDGDLLLVKPSASPENKVRKKEQVEFIKNLPGHPGHVDKKGNYITIGCTFDQGFVWENHMDTLAGAKILSKQSPFLDQIKEEATKLDPIIIGTSGQIKEYREEEAYSDIGDPRHRHISHLCTLYPGTLINSNKPEWMKAAKKTLDLRGNKTTGWAMAHRMNCRARLKQGDEAHEAYKTFIKERTVPNLWTLHPPFQIDGNFGTMAGVAEMLIQSHEAYIEPLPALPKAWINGSYEGLVARGNFVFSAKWKEGKISYLTVTSRMGGVCRIKYTGIDGVTLKDSKDNIIKTTSNEQGHVAFSTRKGESYTFNIKSM, from the coding sequence ATGAAACGATTACTAAGCAAAGGTCTGTTCTTACTCACAACATGCTTGAGCCTGACCATATACGCAGATTCATCTCGACGAATTTATGAAGTTTGGAAAAATGAACAAGCGCCTAATCAGGGTGGAGACTGGGGAATTATAAGTGCTGGAGGCACGCCATTTGATAAGAACTGGGAGTACAACTCCTATCCTATCGGCAATGGTTATATGGGTGCCAATATTTTTGGTCGTGTTGATACCGAGAGAGTTCAACTCTCTGATAAAACACTTCATAATAAAGGCATTTACGGTGGCGGTGGTACCACTGGTTTCGCTGAGCTCTTTATTGATTTTAACCATGGGAAAGTTAAAAATTATCGTCGTAGTCTGAATATCAATGAAGCCATTGCTCATGTTTCTTACGAAAAAGATGGGGTTAAATACAATCGTGAGTACTTCACATCTTACCCCGATAATGTGATGGTAATTAAATTGACTTCGAGTCAAAAAGGCAAGCTTGCTTTCACGGTGAGACATCAAATCCCTTACCTGGGACTCAGCGCATTAAGTAATAAAGGTGATGCTGAAAAATCTAAAAATTATTTTAAGGGGAAAAATGCTCGTACAGGTCAATTATCTGCCCAAGGCAATACTCTGAAGCTTGATGGTAATATTCCTATGTTTAATCAGAATTATGCCGCTGAAATCAAGATTATAGCTCAGGGCGGTGAAGTTAAGGCTGTCGATAAATCGATGGTCGTTGCTAATGCGGATTCTGCCCTTATTCTCGTCGCCTTGGGAACTGACTATAGACTCAGTGATAAGCTTTTTACGAATCCGAACCACATGAAAACTGACAAGAGTATTGATCCTAAGAAAGTTGTTGCTGAGCTTGTTGCTAAGGCAGAGGCTAAGGGGTACGACGCTTTGAAAGCGACCCACCTCAAGGATTATCAAAATCTTTTCAAGCGTGTTTCGGTGAAACTCAACTCACAAAAATCTGAGCTTCCCAGTCACCTGCTTCTTGCTAATTATAAAAAGGGTCAGGAAGATACTTATCTGGAAGAGCTGATGTTCCAATTTGGTCGTTACCTGCTCATCGCTAGCTCCCGTGAGAAAACCCTCCCGGCTAACCTACAAGGCGTTTGGAGTCAGTACCACATGACTCCATGGACAGGTGGCTACTGGCACAATATCAATGTCCAGATGAATTACTGGGGCGTCATGAATACCAACCTCGCAGAATGTTTCGAATCTTATATTGAATACTTCAAGGCTTACGTTCCTAAGGCGAAGCAACACGCAGATGCCTATGTTAAGAAACTCAACCCTAGTAAGCTAGCGAAAGAAGGTACAGGAGAAAATGGTTGGATTATCGGTACTTCCGCGAATGCTTTCAATATTTCTGGTGCAGGTGGTGGACACTCTGGCCCTGGCACAGGTGGATTCACGTCCAAGCTTCTTATGGAATACTATTATTTCACTCAAGATAAGAAATTCCTCGAAGAAACTGGCTACCCTGCCATGCTCTCGATGAGTAAGTTCTTTTCTAAGGCACTGGTTCCAGATGGTGACTTGCTACTCGTAAAGCCTTCGGCTTCTCCAGAGAATAAAGTTCGTAAAAAAGAGCAAGTCGAATTCATTAAAAATCTTCCCGGTCACCCAGGTCATGTTGATAAGAAAGGCAATTACATCACTATCGGTTGTACTTTTGATCAAGGTTTCGTTTGGGAAAATCACATGGATACCCTTGCCGGAGCCAAAATCCTCTCTAAGCAAAGTCCCTTTCTTGATCAAATCAAGGAAGAAGCGACAAAGCTAGACCCTATCATCATCGGTACTTCAGGCCAGATTAAAGAATATCGTGAAGAAGAAGCCTACAGTGATATCGGCGATCCGCGTCACCGTCATATTTCGCACCTCTGTACTTTGTATCCTGGGACACTGATCAATAGCAACAAACCTGAGTGGATGAAAGCCGCAAAAAAAACCTTAGATTTGCGCGGGAATAAAACGACCGGCTGGGCGATGGCGCATCGCATGAACTGCCGCGCCCGCCTCAAGCAAGGTGACGAGGCTCATGAAGCTTATAAAACCTTTATCAAAGAACGTACGGTTCCCAACCTTTGGACTCTGCATCCTCCCTTCCAAATTGATGGTAACTTTGGAACGATGGCAGGAGTGGCCGAAATGCTTATCCAAAGTCACGAAGCTTATATTGAGCCACTTCCTGCGCTACCAAAAGCTTGGATTAATGGTTCTTATGAGGGCTTAGTAGCTCGTGGCAACTTTGTGTTCTCTGCCAAGTGGAAAGAAGGCAAAATATCGTACTTGACAGTTACATCTAGAATGGGTGGCGTATGTCGTATTAAATATACGGGTATTGACGGGGTTACACTTAAAGATAGCAAGGATAATATCATCAAAACTACCAGTAATGAACAAGGACATGTAGCGTTCTCTACTCGCAAGGGAGAAAGCTACACATTTAATATAAAATCAATGTGA
- a CDS encoding IS4 family transposase: protein MKPDKSNVCSLKQICQLIPGHLVQKLADKHGIKTRKFSPWSHVLTLLYAQLSHSLSLNDICDSLQNHSGSLEPIRGATVPKRNTLSNANRTRNADMAEELFWSVLNHLQNKYAGFGIQQKYTGFPRRFKKAIHAVDSTTIQLVANCMPWAKHRRRKAAAKCHMKLNLQNFLPSFAIVKAANTHDSTEAKELCAGMLPGEIVVFDKAYVDYKHLFHLNERKVFWVTRAKDNMSYEIIENISEAKGSIIRDQRIRLKGTKTQLHYPTELRLVEAEVEIDGKLKKMVFITNNFKWVPSSVAQIYKSRWGIEVFFKQIKQTLQISDFLGHNENAIRWQVWTALLTYVLLRFLAFQSKWKYSFSRIFTVIRGVLWSRLELYSVLKSCGTASDPPRLYSTPPQQYLPGFT, encoded by the coding sequence ATGAAGCCAGACAAAAGTAATGTATGTAGTCTCAAACAAATCTGCCAATTAATTCCAGGACATTTAGTTCAAAAACTTGCAGATAAGCACGGAATCAAAACTCGTAAGTTTAGTCCTTGGAGCCATGTTCTAACCTTACTTTATGCTCAGTTATCTCATTCTCTGAGCTTAAATGATATTTGCGATAGCCTTCAAAATCATAGTGGAAGCCTTGAGCCTATACGAGGCGCGACAGTCCCGAAACGAAATACCTTATCTAACGCAAATAGAACTCGTAATGCCGACATGGCAGAAGAACTTTTCTGGAGTGTTCTTAATCACTTACAGAATAAGTATGCGGGCTTTGGTATTCAGCAAAAATATACTGGTTTTCCTAGACGTTTCAAAAAAGCAATTCACGCGGTGGATTCTACAACTATCCAGCTTGTTGCTAATTGTATGCCATGGGCAAAACATCGTCGTCGTAAAGCTGCGGCTAAATGTCACATGAAGCTTAACTTACAAAATTTCTTACCTTCTTTCGCTATTGTAAAAGCTGCGAACACTCATGATTCAACGGAAGCAAAGGAATTATGTGCAGGAATGTTACCTGGAGAAATAGTGGTTTTTGATAAGGCTTACGTGGATTATAAACATCTCTTTCACCTCAATGAACGTAAAGTATTTTGGGTTACTCGGGCAAAAGATAATATGAGCTACGAGATTATTGAAAATATCTCTGAAGCCAAAGGTTCTATCATCCGTGATCAGCGTATTCGTCTCAAAGGTACGAAAACTCAACTGCATTACCCGACAGAATTACGACTTGTCGAAGCTGAAGTAGAAATTGACGGAAAACTTAAGAAAATGGTTTTCATTACTAACAACTTTAAATGGGTTCCCAGTTCAGTCGCACAAATCTATAAATCACGTTGGGGAATCGAAGTGTTTTTCAAACAGATCAAACAAACATTGCAAATATCTGATTTCCTTGGCCATAACGAAAATGCCATTCGGTGGCAAGTTTGGACAGCATTATTGACTTACGTGCTTTTGCGATTTTTAGCATTTCAAAGTAAGTGGAAATATTCTTTCTCAAGAATATTCACCGTTATCCGTGGCGTACTATGGTCAAGGCTTGAATTGTACTCAGTCCTCAAATCCTGTGGGACAGCCAGTGACCCACCAAGGCTATACTCAACTCCTCCTCAGCAGTATTTGCCGGGATTTACATAA
- a CDS encoding endo-1,4-beta-xylanase translates to MNLKSLKIFFTVSLCTSALSLSSSTSGNGVVNTAIIKNTQAQLQEVPALKDLFKDKFTIGSSFSPAYFKDPILLEHIKKNFNGLTTENEFKWARINPKPGIYKFTNTDKVVQFAEDNNMEMVGHTLLWKHRNPAWRFKDNEGNTISKEALLQGIKKHIFKIVGRYKGRIKGWDVVNEVFNTDGSFRETELYTIMGEEYIEKAFQWVKEADPDTEIYYNDYGLYNEKKLDATVALIERLKEKGIDVDAVGFQGHLMLGWPKLQGLENAITKLAATGVEVMVTELDVTPLPSGFGKDVRERHISEIMNHPVDLNPYLSGLPEDKDIALAKRYEEIFKIILKHHDKVKRITLWGPNDGVNWMNDWPIKGRTDHATLFDRQNQAKRAFWKIVDLIKKANDSID, encoded by the coding sequence ATGAACTTAAAATCTCTAAAAATATTTTTCACTGTCAGTCTCTGTACAAGCGCTTTATCTTTAAGCTCTTCTACCTCAGGAAATGGTGTCGTTAACACTGCTATTATTAAAAATACACAAGCGCAGCTTCAAGAAGTCCCTGCACTTAAAGACTTATTCAAAGACAAATTCACTATAGGAAGCAGTTTTTCTCCTGCATATTTCAAGGATCCCATCTTACTTGAACACATTAAAAAGAACTTCAATGGTCTAACAACTGAAAATGAATTCAAATGGGCGCGCATCAATCCAAAACCGGGGATTTACAAGTTCACAAACACCGATAAAGTTGTTCAGTTTGCCGAAGATAACAATATGGAAATGGTGGGTCATACCCTTCTCTGGAAGCACCGTAATCCCGCTTGGCGTTTCAAGGATAATGAAGGAAATACGATTAGTAAAGAAGCTCTACTTCAAGGCATTAAAAAACATATTTTCAAAATTGTGGGGCGCTACAAAGGTCGTATTAAAGGCTGGGATGTGGTTAATGAAGTTTTCAATACAGATGGTTCTTTTCGTGAAACTGAACTCTATACGATCATGGGTGAAGAATATATTGAAAAAGCTTTCCAATGGGTAAAAGAAGCCGATCCGGATACTGAAATATATTATAATGATTATGGCCTCTACAATGAAAAAAAGCTGGATGCTACTGTTGCCTTAATTGAGCGGCTCAAAGAAAAAGGAATTGATGTAGATGCCGTTGGTTTCCAGGGACACCTCATGCTAGGCTGGCCTAAGCTTCAAGGTTTAGAAAATGCTATTACGAAACTCGCTGCGACGGGTGTAGAAGTGATGGTGACAGAACTAGATGTAACACCGCTCCCTAGTGGATTTGGAAAAGATGTTCGCGAACGTCATATTAGTGAAATCATGAATCACCCAGTTGATCTCAATCCCTATCTAAGCGGCTTGCCCGAAGATAAAGATATCGCACTAGCTAAGCGCTACGAAGAGATCTTTAAAATCATTTTGAAACACCACGATAAAGTTAAGCGTATCACTCTCTGGGGGCCCAATGATGGCGTCAACTGGATGAATGACTGGCCCATAAAAGGTCGCACGGATCACGCCACCCTTTTTGATCGTCAGAATCAAGCCAAACGTGCCTTCTGGAAAATTGTAGACTTGATTAAAAAAGCTAATGATAGCATTGATTAA
- a CDS encoding sulfatase, producing the protein MEKKIHSYLLVAFILAMGFSLQAAKKPVNMIFILADDCTYLDLELYGGQAKTPHLNALAKKGLKFNRCYQAAPMCSPTRHALYTGLYPVKSGAYPNHANVNKGVKSIPHFLKAGGYRVILAGKSHVGPAKAFPFEYIKEFSDTRYEPTISADGWRYPKVNQVMKDAVEKNQPFCMFLCSDEPHSPYTKGDASQYPPESLILSPQHLGFHAKSYSKYLAEITYFDGQVGEIMQMLKANNLEDDTIVIVASEQGSSFPFGKWTCYEVGVASGMLISWPGHVKPNTETDAIVEYTDIVPTLLEIAGVEAPKNLDGRSFLNLIKGQAIEHKDYAFSIQTTYGVNGANANYGIRTVVDKKYRYIRNVNPDNNFSIPSSRGLLKNTAKMDKNSQAFAQRYFTRPPEELYDIENDPYCQVNLINNPELKPTKERLSLQIDQWMEAQGDRGAETEKEAIEHLAPYKRKQFEK; encoded by the coding sequence GTGGAGAAAAAAATACATTCATACCTTTTAGTCGCTTTTATACTTGCTATGGGCTTTTCATTACAGGCAGCTAAAAAACCAGTGAACATGATTTTTATCTTAGCTGATGATTGCACCTACCTCGACCTGGAACTCTATGGCGGCCAAGCAAAAACACCTCATCTTAATGCACTGGCCAAAAAAGGCCTCAAGTTTAATCGTTGCTATCAAGCCGCACCCATGTGCTCTCCCACCCGCCACGCTCTTTATACGGGGCTTTATCCAGTCAAGAGCGGAGCCTACCCCAATCATGCTAATGTAAATAAAGGCGTAAAGAGCATTCCTCATTTTCTCAAAGCGGGTGGCTATCGCGTTATCTTAGCTGGCAAGTCACATGTGGGTCCTGCTAAAGCGTTTCCTTTTGAATACATCAAAGAATTTTCCGATACCCGTTATGAGCCTACAATCTCTGCTGATGGATGGCGTTACCCTAAAGTTAATCAGGTCATGAAAGACGCAGTAGAAAAAAACCAACCCTTTTGCATGTTTCTATGTTCAGACGAACCTCACTCTCCTTACACAAAAGGCGATGCGAGTCAGTACCCACCCGAGAGCTTAATACTAAGTCCACAGCATCTTGGTTTTCATGCTAAATCCTACTCCAAATACTTAGCTGAAATCACTTATTTTGACGGACAAGTAGGCGAAATCATGCAGATGTTAAAAGCTAATAATTTAGAAGATGATACCATCGTCATCGTGGCCAGCGAACAAGGTAGTTCATTTCCCTTTGGTAAATGGACCTGTTACGAAGTCGGTGTTGCCAGTGGTATGCTCATTTCCTGGCCTGGTCACGTAAAGCCTAATACTGAAACTGATGCCATTGTCGAATACACTGATATAGTTCCCACACTACTCGAAATTGCCGGTGTGGAAGCACCAAAGAACCTCGATGGCAGGTCCTTCTTAAACCTTATCAAGGGCCAAGCAATAGAACACAAAGATTACGCTTTCAGTATTCAGACCACCTACGGCGTCAATGGTGCAAACGCAAACTACGGAATCAGAACCGTCGTTGATAAGAAGTATCGCTATATTCGAAATGTAAATCCGGATAATAATTTCAGTATCCCCAGTTCACGAGGTCTATTGAAAAATACGGCCAAGATGGATAAAAATAGCCAAGCCTTTGCGCAACGTTATTTTACTCGTCCGCCAGAAGAGCTCTATGATATAGAAAATGATCCCTACTGCCAAGTCAATCTTATCAACAATCCCGAACTTAAGCCTACTAAAGAAAGATTATCCCTTCAAATCGATCAGTGGATGGAAGCACAAGGTGACCGTGGTGCAGAGACTGAAAAAGAAGCTATTGAACACCTCGCCCCCTATAAGAGAAAACAGTTTGAAAAGTAA